In a genomic window of Glycine max cultivar Williams 82 chromosome 13, Glycine_max_v4.0, whole genome shotgun sequence:
- the LOC100790952 gene encoding succinate--CoA ligase [ADP-forming] subunit beta, mitochondrial: MVRGLLNKLVSRSLSVAGKWQHNQLRRLNIHEYQGAELMSKHGVNVPRGVAVSSVEEVRKAIKDLFPNENELVVKSQILAGGRGLGTFKSGLKGGVHIVKTDQVEDIAGKMLGQILVTKQTGPQGKIVSKVYLCEKLSLVNEMYFAITLDRTSAGPIIIACSKGGTSIEDLAEKFPDMIIKVPVDVFEGITDEDAAKVVDGLALKVADRNKSIEQVKNLYKLFVDCDCTLLEINPIAETADNQLVAADAKLNFDDNAAYRQKEIFALRDTTQEDPREVTAAKADLNYIGLDGEIGCMVNGAGLAMATMDIIKLHGGTPANFLDVGGNASEGQVVEAFKILTADDKVKAILVNIFGGIMKCDVIASGIVNAAKEVALKVPVVVRLEGTNVDHGKRILKESGMALITAEDLDDAAQKAVKAAYK; the protein is encoded by the exons ATGGTGAGGGGATTGCTCAACAAGCTCGTCTCTCGCTCCCTCTCCGTCGCCGGAAAATGGCAGCACAACCAACTCCGCCGCCTCAACATCCACGAGTACCAG GGCGCTGAATTGATGAGCAAACACGGAGTTAATGTTCCGAGAGGCGTGGCTGTTTCCTCTGTTGAAGAGGTCAGAAAGGCCATCAAGGACCTTTTCCCTAATGAAAATGAG TTGGTGGTTAAGAGTCAAATTTTAGCCGGTGGAAGAGGTTTGGGAACTTTCAAAAGCGGCCTTAAGGGAGGAGTGCACATTGTTAAGACTGACCAGGTTGAAGACATAGCTG gGAAGATGCTTGGGCAGATACTAGTTACCAAACAGACTGGTCCTCAGGGAAAAATAGTTAGCAAG GTTTACTTGTGTGAAAAGCTGTCACTAGTAAATGAGATGTACTTTGCTATAACACTGGATCGTACGAGTGCTGGTCCA ATTATAATTGCTTGTAGTAAGGGAGGAACCAGCATTGAAGACCTAGCAGAGAAATTTCCGGACATGATTATAAAG GTACCTGTTGATGTTTTTGAAGGAATTACTGATGAAGATGCTGCAAAGGTTGTTGATGGTTTGGCTCTCAAAGTGGCTGATAGAAATAAGTCGATTGAACAAGTGAAGAATTTGTATAAACTTTTTGTTGATTGTGACTGCACCCTTTTGGAA ATCAATCCCATTGCGGAGACAGCTGATAACCAATTGGTGGCTGCTGATGCTAAGTTGAATTTTGACGATAATGCTGCATATCGCCAGAAAGAGATATTTGCTCTCCGTGATACAACACAAGAGGACCCTCGAGAg GTGACTGCTGCAAAGGCAGACTTAAATTATATTGGGTTAGATGGAGAAATAGGCTGCATGGTGAATGGAGCAGGGTTAGCAATGGCCACAATGGATATAATTAAATTGCATGGGGGTACTCCTGCCAATTTTTTGGATGTAGGTGGCAATGCCTCTGAAGGCcag GTGGTTGAGGCATTTAAAATATTGACTGCTGATGACAAAGTGAAGGCAATTTTGGTTAACATTTTTGGGGGTATAATGAAGTGTGATGTTATAGCAAGTGGAATAGTGAATGCTGCAAAAGAG GTTGCACTGAAAGTACCCGTAGTAGTTCGTCTGGAAGGCACCAATGTTGATCATGGAAAAAGAATTTTGAAG GAAAGTGGTATGGCGTTGATAACGGCTGAAGATTTAGATGATGCTGCTCAGAAAGCAGTGAAAGCTGCTTACAAATGA
- the LOC100791482 gene encoding uncharacterized protein encodes MNTKTMRLPPRRVLTPSGPSNKRKERDEPFDRPKSIPAPPINKLPKPDKPIPWPISEPKPSNQLLAGYLAHEFLTKGTLLGQPWAPPKGKSSASTEDGGEEGEPTTTAATAAATPCRKTTAEERERYAEVAGLLKGGGTHFPGVVNPTQLARFLHL; translated from the coding sequence ATGAATACCAAAACGATGCGTCTCCCACCTCGTCGCGTGTTGACACCTAGTGGCCCTTCCAATAAGCGCAAAGAGAGAGATGAGCCCTTCGACAGGCCCAAGTCCATACCCGCCCCACCCATCAATAAATTACCCAAGCCCGATAAGCCCATCCCCTGGCCCATCTCCGAGCCCAAGCCGTCCAATCAACTGCTGGCGGGCTACCTGGCCCACGAGTTTCTCACCAAAGGGACCCTATTGGGCCAGCCGTGGGCCCCACCCAAAGGAAAGTCGTCCGCGTCGACGGAGGACGGCGGAGAGGAAGGAGAGCCGACCACCACGGCGGCAACGGCGGCCGCGACACCGTGCCGGAAAACAACAGCGGAGGAGCGGGAAAGGTACGCGGAAGTGGCGGGTTTGTTAAAGGGTGGTGGGACCCACTTCCCCGGCGTTGTGAACCCCACCCAACTCGCCCGTTTCTTGCActtgtga